A window of Streptomyces sp. DG1A-41 contains these coding sequences:
- a CDS encoding ATP-binding protein, translating into MSGGPGARRGPGEPEPWGGVSPFSIKTKLGALVVISVLITTGLSVIAVHTKTELRFITVFSMIATLLITQFVAHSLTAPLDEMTAVARSISQGDYTRRVRENRRDELGDLAVTINAMADELEAQDRQRKELVANVSHELRTPIAGLRAVLENIVDGVTQADPETMRTALKQTERLGRLVETLLDLSRLDNGVVPLKQRRFEVWPYLSGVLKEANMVASVRAGIATGSGSHTRTDVHLHLDVHPPELTAHADPERIHQVVANLIDNAVKHSPPHGRVTVKARRGALPESLELEVLDEGPGIPKSEWHRVFERFNRGNAKRPQGPGSDGGTGLGLAIARWAVDLHGGRIGVAESERGCRILVTLPGLPSVPS; encoded by the coding sequence ATGAGCGGCGGGCCGGGAGCACGGAGAGGCCCCGGGGAGCCGGAACCCTGGGGCGGGGTGAGCCCGTTCTCGATCAAGACCAAGCTGGGCGCGCTGGTCGTCATCTCGGTGCTGATCACCACGGGCCTGTCCGTGATCGCGGTGCACACCAAGACGGAGCTGCGCTTCATCACGGTCTTCTCGATGATCGCCACACTGCTGATCACGCAGTTCGTGGCCCATTCACTCACCGCGCCACTGGACGAGATGACCGCCGTGGCCCGTTCCATCTCGCAGGGCGACTACACCCGCCGGGTGCGGGAGAACCGCCGTGACGAGCTGGGCGACCTGGCCGTGACGATCAACGCCATGGCCGACGAGCTGGAGGCCCAGGACCGTCAGCGCAAGGAGCTGGTGGCGAACGTCTCGCACGAGCTGCGCACGCCCATCGCGGGACTGCGCGCGGTCCTGGAGAACATCGTCGACGGCGTCACACAGGCCGATCCGGAGACGATGCGCACGGCGCTGAAGCAGACCGAGCGGCTCGGCCGGCTGGTGGAGACGCTGCTGGACCTGTCCCGCCTGGACAACGGCGTCGTACCGCTGAAGCAGCGGCGGTTCGAGGTGTGGCCGTATCTGTCCGGCGTACTGAAGGAGGCCAACATGGTCGCCTCCGTGCGCGCGGGCATCGCCACCGGCTCGGGCAGTCACACCCGCACGGACGTCCATCTGCACCTCGACGTGCACCCGCCGGAGTTGACCGCGCACGCCGATCCGGAGCGCATCCACCAAGTCGTGGCCAACCTCATCGACAACGCGGTCAAGCACAGCCCGCCGCACGGCCGGGTGACGGTCAAGGCGCGGCGCGGCGCGCTGCCGGAGTCGCTGGAGCTGGAGGTTCTGGACGAGGGCCCCGGCATTCCGAAGTCCGAGTGGCACCGCGTCTTCGAACGGTTCAACCGAGGCAACGCCAAGCGGCCGCAGGGTCCGGGCAGCGACGGCGGCACGGGTCTCGGCCTGGCGATCGCCCGCTGGGCGGTGGATCTGCACGGCGGACGGATCGGAGTGGCCGAATCCGAGCGGGGTTGCCGGATTCTTGTCACTCTTCCGGGACTTCCATCTGTGCCAAGTTGA
- a CDS encoding response regulator transcription factor produces the protein MEQTHTSHNGSATATPGAQRRVLVVEDDATIVDAIATRLRAEGFLVQTAGDGPAAVDTAEAWQPDLLILDIMLPGFDGLEVCRRVQAARPVPVLMLTARDDETDMLVGLGVGADDYMTKPFSMRELAARVHVLLRRVERAALAAATPRSGILRLGELEIDHAQRRVRVRSEDVHLTPTEFDLLVCLANTPRAVLSREQLLAEVWDWADASGTRTVDSHIKALRRKIGAERIRTVHGVGYALETPTP, from the coding sequence ATGGAGCAGACACACACCTCCCACAACGGTTCGGCGACGGCTACTCCGGGCGCACAGCGCCGGGTTCTCGTCGTCGAGGACGACGCCACGATCGTGGACGCCATCGCGACCCGCCTGCGAGCCGAGGGATTCCTCGTGCAAACAGCGGGTGACGGTCCGGCCGCCGTCGACACGGCCGAGGCCTGGCAGCCCGACCTGCTGATCCTCGACATCATGCTGCCCGGCTTCGACGGTCTGGAGGTCTGCCGCCGCGTGCAGGCCGCCCGGCCGGTACCGGTGCTGATGCTCACCGCGCGCGACGACGAGACCGACATGCTGGTCGGGCTCGGGGTCGGCGCCGACGACTACATGACGAAGCCGTTCTCGATGCGGGAGTTGGCGGCACGCGTGCACGTACTGCTGCGCCGCGTGGAGCGGGCCGCGCTGGCCGCCGCGACGCCGCGCAGCGGCATCCTGCGCCTCGGTGAGCTGGAGATCGACCACGCGCAGCGCCGGGTCCGGGTGCGCAGTGAGGACGTTCACCTCACGCCCACCGAGTTCGACCTGCTGGTGTGCCTGGCGAACACCCCGCGCGCGGTGCTCTCGCGCGAGCAGCTGCTCGCCGAGGTCTGGGACTGGGCGGACGCCTCCGGCACCCGCACCGTCGACAGCCACATCAAGGCACTGCGCCGGAAGATCGGCGCCGAGCGGATCCGCACGGTGCACGGCGTGGGCTACGCCCTGGAGACCCCGACGCCATGA
- a CDS encoding spermidine synthase, whose translation MPLSNDIPHVLDRREGPHGEVVLRRHGDRLEIIANGCFLMDTSDGRSERRLVDAALEALAGRDRPDVLIGGLGVGFSLTHAAANPRWGGITVMEREHAIVEWHLDGPLSAFSAEALADSRTQIVEADLVAYVNETSATYDALCLDIDNGPDWTVTEGNGNLYGEAGLASCARVLRPGGVLAVWSAQPSPEFEETLWNAGFQQVRTEEITVARGVPDVVHLGVRPG comes from the coding sequence ATGCCCCTCTCGAACGACATCCCCCACGTGCTGGACCGTCGCGAGGGCCCGCACGGCGAGGTCGTGCTGCGACGGCACGGCGACCGGCTGGAGATCATCGCGAACGGCTGTTTCCTGATGGACACCTCCGACGGCCGCTCGGAGCGACGGCTGGTCGACGCGGCTCTGGAGGCCCTGGCCGGACGGGACCGCCCGGACGTGCTGATCGGCGGACTCGGCGTCGGCTTCTCGCTCACCCACGCGGCGGCGAACCCGCGCTGGGGAGGGATCACGGTCATGGAACGCGAGCACGCGATTGTCGAGTGGCATCTCGACGGCCCGCTCTCCGCGTTCTCCGCCGAGGCCCTCGCCGACTCCCGCACGCAAATCGTCGAAGCCGATCTCGTCGCCTACGTCAATGAGACATCCGCCACGTACGACGCCCTGTGCCTCGACATCGACAACGGACCCGACTGGACCGTCACGGAGGGCAACGGAAATCTCTACGGAGAGGCCGGACTGGCAAGCTGCGCAAGGGTGTTGAGACCCGGCGGGGTTCTCGCCGTCTGGTCCGCCCAGCCCTCTCCGGAATTCGAAGAAACCTTGTGGAATGCCGGGTTCCAACAGGTGCGTACCGAAGAGATCACGGTTGCCCGGGGCGTTCCGGACGTCGTGCACCTCGGCGTCCGCCCTGGATAG
- a CDS encoding rhomboid-like protein, producing MERTAQADETATPTPTGAPVSDMSGLLDGVPRQRAAGRGPCETVDPGVRESTAVEKFRPRLRVLRPWRLLPTPAGTPFTFGYTIVLCVTSLISAYADPALVRALLQGSSTDVAHLVRTPELVLVGSALWLAGGVASPFAIGFVLVLTALERRIGGLRTAGVFLLGHVLATLATEVPVGLAVLAGQLPESSLHRLDYGVSFGVAAGTGALAGLLPLWLRVPLLAAFGGMLLQDLLALADPMTNWGHLIALAIGIATWPVVRRWRERHAGSVGWARS from the coding sequence GTGGAACGCACCGCGCAGGCCGACGAGACGGCCACGCCGACGCCGACGGGCGCGCCCGTTTCCGACATGTCGGGGCTGCTGGACGGGGTGCCGCGGCAGCGGGCCGCCGGCCGAGGGCCGTGCGAGACGGTGGACCCGGGCGTACGAGAGTCCACTGCGGTGGAGAAGTTCCGGCCTCGGCTCCGGGTACTGCGGCCGTGGCGGCTGCTCCCCACTCCCGCGGGTACGCCGTTCACGTTCGGGTACACGATCGTCCTCTGCGTCACCTCGCTGATCTCCGCGTACGCGGATCCCGCCCTGGTGCGCGCCCTGCTCCAGGGCTCCAGCACGGATGTGGCGCACCTGGTGCGGACGCCGGAGCTGGTGCTGGTCGGCAGTGCGCTGTGGCTCGCGGGCGGGGTGGCCTCGCCGTTCGCGATCGGGTTCGTGCTCGTGCTGACCGCGCTGGAGAGGCGGATCGGCGGCCTGCGCACGGCCGGTGTGTTCCTGCTCGGGCATGTCCTCGCCACCCTGGCGACCGAGGTCCCGGTGGGTCTCGCGGTGCTGGCCGGGCAGCTCCCCGAGAGTTCGCTGCACCGCCTCGACTACGGCGTCAGCTTCGGTGTCGCCGCCGGCACCGGCGCCCTGGCCGGTCTGCTGCCGCTCTGGCTGCGCGTGCCGCTGCTGGCCGCCTTCGGCGGGATGCTTCTCCAGGACCTGCTCGCCCTCGCCGATCCGATGACGAACTGGGGGCATCTGATCGCCCTGGCCATCGGCATCGCGACCTGGCCGGTGGTCCGGCGGTGGCGGGAGAGGCATGCCGGCTCGGTCGGATGGGCCCGGAGCTGA